The DNA region GTTCAGCGGGTCTTCCGTGGATCCGGCGGAGTTCGGGATGCCCGAGGTGGGCGAGCTGCCCTGTCACACCGGCTTGCGGCTGCTCGCGGGCAGTTCGAGCGCGCTGGGCAGGGTCACCGCGGACAAGCGGATCCGGCTCGTGCGCGGTGACAAGGAGGCGTTCGGGCTGCACGGCCGGTCGGCCGAGCAGCGGGTGGCGCTGGATCTCCTGCTGGACTCCGACGTCGGCATCGTCTCGCTGGGCGGGCGAGCCGGGACGGGCAAATCGGCGCTCGCGCTCTGCGCGGGGCTGGAGTCGGTGATGGAACGCCGCCAGCACCGCAAGGTGGTCGTGTTCCGGCCGGTGTACGCGGTCGGCGGCCAGGATCTGGGCTACCTGCCCGGTTCCGAGAGCGAGAAGATGCAGCCGTGGGCGCAGGCGGTGTTCGACACCCTCGGCGGGCTGGTCAGCCAGGACGTCCTCGACGAGGTCTTCGACCGCGGCATGCTCGAAGTGCTCCCGCTGACCCATATCCGCGGCCGGTCGCTGCACGACACGTTCGTCATCGTCGACGAGGCGCAGTCCTTGGAGCGCAACGTGCTCCTGACCGTGCTTTCGCGGCTGGGCACGGCCTCGCGGGTCGTGCTCACGCATGACGTCGCGCAGCGCGACAACCTGAGGGTCGGGCGGCACGACGGCGTTTCGGCGGTGATCGAGAAACTCAAGGGGCATCCGCTGTTCGCGCATGTCACGCTGACCCGTTCCGAGCGTTCGCCGATCGCGGCGCTCGTCACCGAGATGCTGGAGGACCACGGCTAGCGCGTGCGCTGAAAGGTCCTTTCCTTGCGGAATTCGCAAGGAAAGGACCTTTCATAGCGCCTAGGTGACCGGTTTCGCCCAGGGGAGCGGCCGTCCGTCCACGTCGTCGGTGAGTTCGACACCGAGCATGGCCGAAAGGGTCGAGCCCAGATCGACGACGTCCAGATCCGGCAGTTTCGCGCCCGGTTCGAAACCGGGGCCACTGGCGAGCAGGAGCCCGTCCGGCCGGTGGTCTCCGGTGCGCCAGTGCTCGTCCGGGCCGTAGACGACGCCGGTCTTGGGCGACCAGACCGTCTCGATCGGCCCGGTGCGGGCCCAGTCGATCAGCAGATCCGGCAGGGTGTCGTCGGCTTCCCGGTCGTAGTGGTCGCTCGTGCGGGAAACCTCGCGCACGACGGGTTTCCCCGACGCGACGTTCACCAGCGAGAGCAGGTCCTCGGTGAGCTGCTCGCACACGGCTTCGTATTCGGCGCCGGGCCGGACGACGCCGTGCGGCTCACGGCCGGCCAGGTTGATCCGCACCCCGCCGAAGACGAAGTTGTTGGGAGACAGGTAGAACCGCTGCTTCGACCGCTGTTCGGCGGTCGCCCAGTTCGGCACCGCGGGCAGCGGGGACGCCGCCAGCCGCTTGCGCAGCAAGGGCATCGCGGCCGACGCGAGCTTCGTCCTCAAAGGATAGGGGAGCGCGGAGTAGGCGCGTTTTGCCTTCGTCATCGCGCCGCCGCCTCGCAACCCTTCGGTCTCCACGGTGTCGAGGAGCCGCAGGATCTCGTGCAGCAGATGGCTTCCCTCGTACCGTGATCCCATGCCGTGGCTCAACAGCACGAAGACGGTGGTGTCCGGTCCGGTCAGCGCGAGATGTTCGCCGATCGCCTTGTCCAGCTCGCGGTAGACCGCGCGGATCGGGTCCAGCTCCGCGGCGAGCGCGACGTCGTGGTCGCGGTGCCCCGGGTCGTGCAGATGCCACTGCTGATGGCCGATGCTGTGGGATTCCCCGTACACCGAAAGGAAAAGATCCCAGTCACCCTCGGCGAGCAGCTTCGTCGACACCTGGGTCTTCTGCCCGATCCCGGCGACGAGCCCGTTGGTCAGCGCGCGTTCCTCGTCGGGTGTCCGATGTGGACCTTCACGGTGGAGGTAGTCGTCCGGTGCCCAGTCGCGGACCAGATCGGGCTCGGCGGTGAGGATGGGCGTGAGCCCGAAGTCGGCCTCGATCTCCTTCGCCAGCTCCGGCGGCGAGGTGTGGAAGCCGAAATGCCGGTCGTGGCAGGCGTATTCGCTCACCATGACCCCGTTGAGCGGCTTGTCCGCGCGGGAATGCGGGACGTCGAGCACGGCGACGCGTTTCCCGGCGCCGGAAAGCGTCTCCCAGAACGGGGTGCCGCGGATCTCCAGCGGGCTGGTCAGCCGCCGTTCGTAGGTTTTGGTGTCGACCTCTTCCCAGCAGTGGAATCCGGTCCGCGCGGCGGTGCGCGCGGTGAAGAAACTGCTCCACAGCGAGCCGACGAACAGGCCGTAGGGATTGTGCGTGGTCGCCGAAGCGCTGGTTTCGAGCAGACGCGCCAACGTCGGCACTTCGCCGGCGGCGGCCAGATCGCGGATCGTGTCGGGATCGCAGGCGTCGAGGGCGACCACGAGGATCTTGGCGGGCTCGGTCATGGTCGGTGCTCCGGTCCTGAATGCTTGCGGCGGATGGCCGCGAAGTCGTCGTCGTAGGTCGGGCCGTGGGACAGCCGGTCCCCGGAAGTCGTGGTGTAGAAACAGGAGATCGCCGGGACGACCAGGGGCGCGCGGTCCGCGGTCAGCGCCAGGAGCAGATCCCAATCGCCCATCTCGACCAGCGATTCGTCGAACCGGGCTTCTCGAAGGCCCGCCCGATGCGCGACGGCGCCGATGTCGGCGAGATTCTCTCGCAGCAGGGTCTTCCGGTCGTAGCGGCGCAGGAACAAGGTCGGCAGGCCGCCGATGTCGTCGATGACGAAGCCGCCGTAGGCCGCCGTGATCTCCGGATGCCCGCCGAAGGCCCAGCCCAACGCCTTGAGCCACAACGGATGCATGGTGTTGTCGTCGTCGAGGTAGGCGACCACGTCGCCGGTGACCTCGGCCAGCCCGGCGTTGCGGGCGGCGCAGACGCCGCCGTGTTCGACCCGGATCGAGCGGATACGCGGGTCTTCGAAACCGGCGATCACCTTCGGCGTGGAATCCGAACTGGCGTCGTCGACGATCACCAGTTCCCAGTTCTCGTAACGCTGCGCCAGCACCGAAGCGACGGCGCGCGGCAGCAGCGCGGCCCGGTCGTGCGTGGGCAGGACGATCGAGATCTTCGGCGAGGCAACGAGTTCGTGCTGATCGAGCCAGTGCGTGAAGGTGCGGACGTCACGCGCGGCTTCGAGGCTTTCGGTGCGGAGGTGCAGGCCTTCGAACGCGGTGTCGTGGCCGCCGAGCCAGCCGTCGAGCGCTCCCTGCCGTGCGTCGAGGGCGGCCTGCCTGTCCTCGACGGTGGAGATACGCGCGTCACCGTCTCGCAGGGCTTTGCCGTGATCCTCGAGCCAGGCCGTGCGATGTTCCAGTGTCGCGCGCAGCCGCTCGATCTCCGCCGCCTGCTCCGCGAGCGCGGACCGCAGCTCGGCGATTTCCCCGTTTTCCGCGTGGCGGCGGTCGTCCCTCGCCGCCGCCACGATCCGTCTCAGGCGTCTCACCCGGTGCACCCTAGTGCTTCCGGGGTCCGGAATCACCAGCCCGACGGCAGCGGGCGTCCTTCCGCGAATCCGGCGGCGGACTGGATCCCGAGCAGCGCGCGCTCGTGGAACTCCTCCAGCGTCCGGGCGCCCGCGTACGTGCAGGCCGAACGGACACCGGAGCCGATGGAGTCGAGCAGGTCTTCGACGCCGGGCCGAGCCGGGTCCAGTGCCATCCGCGACGCCGAGATGCCCTCTTCGAACAGGCCCTTCTTGGCGCGCTCGAAGACGTTGTCCGTACGCGTGCGGGCGCCGACGGCGCGCTTCGACGCCATGCCGAACGACTCCTTGTACGGCTTGCCCTGCTCGTCGTAGCGCAGGTCGCCGGGGGATTCGTGGGTGCCGGCGAACCACGAGCCGACCATGGCCGCCGACGCGCCGGCGGCCAGCGCGAGCGCGACGTCCCGCGGATGCCGCACGCCGCCGTCCGCCCAGACGTGTTTGCCCAGTTCACGCGCCGCGGCCGCGCATTCGGCGACGGCGGAGAACTGGGGCCGCCCGACCCCGGTCATCATCCGGGTCGTGCACATGGCGCCGGGGCCGACGCCGACCTTGACGACGTCCGCGCCCGCGTGGATCAGGTCGCGCGTGCCCTCCGCGGTGACCACGTTCCCGGCCACGACCGGGACCTGCGGGTTCACCGACCGGACGGCCTTGAGCGCGGAGATCATCTTCTCCTGGTGGCCGTGCGCGGTGTCGACCACCAGCACGTCGACGCCCGCCGCGAGGACGGCCTCGGCCTTCGCCGCGACGTCGCCGTTCACGCCGATCGCGGCGGCGACACGCAGGTTGCCGCCGTCGTCGACGGCCGGGGTGTAGATCTCCGCGCGCAGCGCCGCGATCTCGGTCAGGACTCCCGCGAGCCTGCCGTTCTCGTCGATGCCGAGCGCGAGACGGCCACCGTGGTCGTGCAGGCGCTCGAACACCTCGCGGGGCGGAGTGTCCAGCGGCACCGTGACGACCGCGGGCTCCGCGACGTCGGCCAGCCGCGCGAAGCGGTCTACGCCGGCGCAGGCCGCTTCGTCGACGACGCCGACGGGTTTGCCGTCCTCGTCCACCACGACGACGGCGCCGTGGGCACGTTTGCCGACCAGGTTCAGCGCGTCGGCCACCGCGTCGCCGCCGGTCAGCACGAGCGGGGTGTCCCATACGGTGTGACGGCTCTTGACCCAGGTGACGATGTCGGCGACCGCGGCCGCGTCGACATCCTGCGGGAGGACGACGAGCCCGCCGCGCCTGGCGACCGTTTCGGCCATCCGGCGGCCGGCGACGGCGGTCATGTTGGCGACCACGATCGGGATCGTCGCGCCGGTGCCGTCCACAGTGGACAGGTCGACGTCGAAGCGGGACTCCACGTCCGACCGGTTCGGCAGGAGGAACACGTCGTCGTAGGTCAGGTCGTGAGCGGGCCGATGCCCGTCGAGAAAGCGCACGAGGCCCCAGGATACCCGCGTGGGACACTGGCGGCATGACGGACCGGGACCGTGACGAAGCCGGACGAGCCCGCAACGCGCGCCCGCGGGACGGTCTCGGCAGGCCGCTCCCGTACGGCGCCGACGGTGTCGAACGGCAGCCCGAGGGCATCGAACGCAGCCCGGAGGACACCATCTCCGAGGCCCAGGGCCTGCTCGACGCGGGCCGCCCGTTCCACGCGCACGAGGTGTTCGAGGACGCGTGGAAGTCCACCGACGGGCCGGAGCGGGAGCTGTGGCGCGGTCTCGCGCAGCTCGCCGTGGGCCTGACCCACGTGGCCAGGGGGAACGGCAACGGCGCGGCCTCGCTGCTGGAGCGTGGCGCGGACAACATCGAGCCGTTCCGCGAGGCCGGACCGCACGGGATCGACGTCGCGGGGTTGCAGGCCTGGGCGCGGGCGATGGCCGAAGAGGTGAAGGTGCGGGCTCGGGTGGAGCCGGTCGCGCCTCGCCTAATGGGCCAGTAACACCGAACCCGAGCGATACAGCTCGATCAGCAGCGGCCGCAGCGAGAGTCCCGCTTCGGTGAGCCGGTAGCTGGTCCGGCTCGGGAAGCCCGGCAGTTCCTCGCGGACGGCGAGGCGCCGGGCGGTCAGGTCGCCGAGGCGCTCTGTCAGCACCTTCGCCGACAGCTCGGGCAGCGCCGCGCGTAGATCGCTAAAGGACTGAGGCCCGCCCATCAGTTCTCGCAGTACCAGCGTCGTCCAGCGGCCCGAGATCGCGGCGAGCGCGACCTCGACCGGGCAATCCGGCTCCGGCCGGCGGGTGCGGCCGCGGGCGTCCGGCACGAGTTCGCCGTCGAAGGTTTCCGTTTGGTGACCTGCTTCGCGGTCGGTTTCGCTGTCCGCATGACGCATTCCTCCAGTGTGCCCTTGACCACCGAAGCCGCCGAACATCCCTTCGTCTTCCAGGCCGCCTTCAACACCGGATCCGCCGAAATCCTCGACACGGTCTACGAACCGGGCGCCGTGTTCGTCCGCCGGGACGGCGTGCGGGTGACCGGCGCGGAACGCCGGGCCGCGAACGGCGGGATCCTCGCGCTCGGGCGGCCGATCGAGGTGACCCCGCGCCAGGTGCACGTCGCCGGTGACCTGGCCCTGCTGATCGTCGACTGGATCATCGAGGGCCACCTCGCGGCGACGGCGACCGACGTCGCGAGGCGCGGCGAGGACGGGCTCTGGCGCTACGTGATCGACAACCCCTTCGGCATCGACGCACCTTGAGTACTCGACATACCGCGAGTATGTTACTTCAAGTAGGGATACTGATCGGTAGGTAACGGCGGGAGAAGCGCGATGAGCGAGCCCAAGGAACTGCTGGCCGAGCCGCTGAAACTGCGCTGCGGCGCGACCCTGCCGAACCGGCTGGCCAAGGCCGCGCTCAGCGAGCAGCTCGGTGACCGCCGCAACCGGCCGACCGCGGAGCTGACCGAGCTGTACCGGACGTGGTCCCGCGGCGGCGCCGGGACGCTGATCACCGGCAACGTCATGGTGGATCCCACCGCGCTCGGCGAACCGCGCAACGTCGCCGTGCCCCGGGAACCGGACGCGACCGAGTTCAAGCCGTGGGCGCGGTCGGTCGACGGGACCGAGACCCGGCTGTGGGCCCAGCTCAACCATCCGGGCAGGCAGAGCCCGCGCTTCCTGTCCCGCCAGCCGGTCGCGCCGTCGGCGGTGCCGTTCGGCGACCGCGGTATCCGCTCGGTCTTCGCGACGCCGCGCGCGCTCACCGTCGGCGAGATCGAGGCGATCGTCGACCGGTTCGGCGTGGCCGCGCGGACCGTCGTCGACGCGGGATTCGCCGGTGTCCAGATCCACGGCGCGCACGGCTACCTCGTCTCGCAGTTCCTTTCACCGCTGACCAACCAGCGCACCGACGGCTGGGGCGGCGACGCGCTCCGGCGGCGTCGTTTCCTGCTCGAAGTGGTCGCCCGCGTCCGTGCCGAGGTCGGTGACGCGGTGCCGATCGCGGTCAAGCTCAACAGCGCGGACTTCCAGCGCGGCGGTTTCAGCGAGGAGGACTCGCTCGAAGTCGTCCGCGATCTGGGTGAAGCGGGTATCGACCTGCTGGAAGTCTCCGGCGGGACCTACGAGAAGGCCGCCATGATGGGCTCGGCCAAGGCGAGCACCCTCAGCCGCGAGGCCTACTTTCTCGACTACGCCGCGAAGGCGCGGCAGGTCACCGACGTCGCGCTGATGGTCACCGGCGGCTTCACCAGCGCGGAGGGTATGGCCGAGGCGCTGCGGTCCGGGGCGCTGGACGTCATCGGTCTCGGCAGGCCGCTGATCGTCGACCCGGCGCTGCCCGGACGGCTGCTCGGCGGCGAGGACGTCCGCGCCCGGCGCACGGCGCCGAAGACCGGCATCCGGCTGGCCGACAGCCTGCTCGAGATCCAGTGGCACACCCAGCAGATGCACCGGGTGGCCGCCGGGAAACCGGTGGACCCGCGGCTCGGGGCGGTGCGGACGCTAGTACGTGCCGGCGTCGCGGATCCGCTCAACGCTTTCCGCCGGGTCCGGGGCTAGGTAGTCGTCGGGTTCGTCTCGACGGCTGAAGGTGCGGTCGAAGCCGACCGCGGCCGCCGCGAGACCGATGAACAGCACACCGATCAGCACGCAGTTGAACGCGACACCGCCGTAGCCGTTGATGCCCGGGTCGACGAACGGGTACGGGTAGAACCCGATGATCGCGCCCCGCACCAGCGTGACGGCGAGCCAGGCCAGCGGGTACAGCAGCGACCACCACAGGACCCGCCACGACAGCTGGCCGCGCGGCCCGAACAGC from Amycolatopsis sp. EV170708-02-1 includes:
- a CDS encoding PhoH family protein — its product is MLDTSVLLSDPWSVTRFAEHAVVLPLVVISELEAKRHHPELGWFAREALRMLDDLRRQHGRLDAPIPIGEHGGTLQVELNHSDPTVLPVGFRTDSNDHRILACALNLAAERASVTLVTKDIPLRVKAGAVGLEADEYRAQEVTPSGWTGMADVDVPQTLVDALFSGSSVDPAEFGMPEVGELPCHTGLRLLAGSSSALGRVTADKRIRLVRGDKEAFGLHGRSAEQRVALDLLLDSDVGIVSLGGRAGTGKSALALCAGLESVMERRQHRKVVVFRPVYAVGGQDLGYLPGSESEKMQPWAQAVFDTLGGLVSQDVLDEVFDRGMLEVLPLTHIRGRSLHDTFVIVDEAQSLERNVLLTVLSRLGTASRVVLTHDVAQRDNLRVGRHDGVSAVIEKLKGHPLFAHVTLTRSERSPIAALVTEMLEDHG
- a CDS encoding alkaline phosphatase family protein; this translates as MTEPAKILVVALDACDPDTIRDLAAAGEVPTLARLLETSASATTHNPYGLFVGSLWSSFFTARTAARTGFHCWEEVDTKTYERRLTSPLEIRGTPFWETLSGAGKRVAVLDVPHSRADKPLNGVMVSEYACHDRHFGFHTSPPELAKEIEADFGLTPILTAEPDLVRDWAPDDYLHREGPHRTPDEERALTNGLVAGIGQKTQVSTKLLAEGDWDLFLSVYGESHSIGHQQWHLHDPGHRDHDVALAAELDPIRAVYRELDKAIGEHLALTGPDTTVFVLLSHGMGSRYEGSHLLHEILRLLDTVETEGLRGGGAMTKAKRAYSALPYPLRTKLASAAMPLLRKRLAASPLPAVPNWATAEQRSKQRFYLSPNNFVFGGVRINLAGREPHGVVRPGAEYEAVCEQLTEDLLSLVNVASGKPVVREVSRTSDHYDREADDTLPDLLIDWARTGPIETVWSPKTGVVYGPDEHWRTGDHRPDGLLLASGPGFEPGAKLPDLDVVDLGSTLSAMLGVELTDDVDGRPLPWAKPVT
- a CDS encoding glycosyltransferase family A protein gives rise to the protein MRRLRRIVAAARDDRRHAENGEIAELRSALAEQAAEIERLRATLEHRTAWLEDHGKALRDGDARISTVEDRQAALDARQGALDGWLGGHDTAFEGLHLRTESLEAARDVRTFTHWLDQHELVASPKISIVLPTHDRAALLPRAVASVLAQRYENWELVIVDDASSDSTPKVIAGFEDPRIRSIRVEHGGVCAARNAGLAEVTGDVVAYLDDDNTMHPLWLKALGWAFGGHPEITAAYGGFVIDDIGGLPTLFLRRYDRKTLLRENLADIGAVAHRAGLREARFDESLVEMGDWDLLLALTADRAPLVVPAISCFYTTTSGDRLSHGPTYDDDFAAIRRKHSGPEHRP
- a CDS encoding GuaB1 family IMP dehydrogenase-related protein, with protein sequence MRFLDGHRPAHDLTYDDVFLLPNRSDVESRFDVDLSTVDGTGATIPIVVANMTAVAGRRMAETVARRGGLVVLPQDVDAAAVADIVTWVKSRHTVWDTPLVLTGGDAVADALNLVGKRAHGAVVVVDEDGKPVGVVDEAACAGVDRFARLADVAEPAVVTVPLDTPPREVFERLHDHGGRLALGIDENGRLAGVLTEIAALRAEIYTPAVDDGGNLRVAAAIGVNGDVAAKAEAVLAAGVDVLVVDTAHGHQEKMISALKAVRSVNPQVPVVAGNVVTAEGTRDLIHAGADVVKVGVGPGAMCTTRMMTGVGRPQFSAVAECAAAARELGKHVWADGGVRHPRDVALALAAGASAAMVGSWFAGTHESPGDLRYDEQGKPYKESFGMASKRAVGARTRTDNVFERAKKGLFEEGISASRMALDPARPGVEDLLDSIGSGVRSACTYAGARTLEEFHERALLGIQSAAGFAEGRPLPSGW
- a CDS encoding DUF309 domain-containing protein, with translation MTDRDRDEAGRARNARPRDGLGRPLPYGADGVERQPEGIERSPEDTISEAQGLLDAGRPFHAHEVFEDAWKSTDGPERELWRGLAQLAVGLTHVARGNGNGAASLLERGADNIEPFREAGPHGIDVAGLQAWARAMAEEVKVRARVEPVAPRLMGQ
- a CDS encoding helix-turn-helix domain-containing protein, which codes for MRHADSETDREAGHQTETFDGELVPDARGRTRRPEPDCPVEVALAAISGRWTTLVLRELMGGPQSFSDLRAALPELSAKVLTERLGDLTARRLAVREELPGFPSRTSYRLTEAGLSLRPLLIELYRSGSVLLAH
- a CDS encoding DUF4440 domain-containing protein; the encoded protein is MPLTTEAAEHPFVFQAAFNTGSAEILDTVYEPGAVFVRRDGVRVTGAERRAANGGILALGRPIEVTPRQVHVAGDLALLIVDWIIEGHLAATATDVARRGEDGLWRYVIDNPFGIDAP
- a CDS encoding NADH:flavin oxidoreductase/NADH oxidase family protein codes for the protein MSEPKELLAEPLKLRCGATLPNRLAKAALSEQLGDRRNRPTAELTELYRTWSRGGAGTLITGNVMVDPTALGEPRNVAVPREPDATEFKPWARSVDGTETRLWAQLNHPGRQSPRFLSRQPVAPSAVPFGDRGIRSVFATPRALTVGEIEAIVDRFGVAARTVVDAGFAGVQIHGAHGYLVSQFLSPLTNQRTDGWGGDALRRRRFLLEVVARVRAEVGDAVPIAVKLNSADFQRGGFSEEDSLEVVRDLGEAGIDLLEVSGGTYEKAAMMGSAKASTLSREAYFLDYAAKARQVTDVALMVTGGFTSAEGMAEALRSGALDVIGLGRPLIVDPALPGRLLGGEDVRARRTAPKTGIRLADSLLEIQWHTQQMHRVAAGKPVDPRLGAVRTLVRAGVADPLNAFRRVRG